Proteins from a genomic interval of Ancylomarina subtilis:
- a CDS encoding PhnA domain-containing protein: protein MSVIKELQARSGSVCELCGATDDLNVYEVPPAAKEGSDKCLLLCSTCSEQLDNPEKVDVNHWRCLNDSMWSEVPAVQVMAWRMLNRLRSEGWPQDLLDMLYLDEETMAWAQATGEGENEEDKVRHLDSNGALLESGDSVVLIKDLNVKGGGFTAKRGTHVRNISLVYDNAEQIEGRVNGQMIVILTQYVKKA from the coding sequence ATGAGTGTTATTAAGGAATTGCAAGCAAGAAGTGGTTCGGTTTGTGAACTGTGTGGAGCTACTGATGATTTGAATGTTTATGAAGTGCCACCTGCCGCGAAAGAAGGAAGTGATAAATGTCTGTTGCTTTGTTCAACCTGTTCGGAACAATTGGATAATCCTGAAAAAGTTGATGTGAACCATTGGAGATGTTTAAATGATAGCATGTGGAGTGAGGTACCTGCTGTACAGGTGATGGCATGGCGTATGTTGAATCGTTTACGTTCTGAAGGTTGGCCTCAGGATTTGCTTGATATGCTTTATTTGGATGAAGAAACAATGGCATGGGCTCAGGCTACTGGCGAAGGCGAAAATGAAGAAGATAAAGTTAGACACCTGGATAGTAATGGCGCTCTTTTAGAGTCTGGCGATTCAGTTGTTCTAATCAAAGATTTAAATGTGAAAGGTGGCGGTTTTACAGCTAAGCGTGGGACACATGTTCGTAATATTTCATTGGTTTATGATAATGCTGAACAAATTGAAGGCCGTGTAAATGGTCAAATGATTGTTATCCTGACACAATATGTGAAGAAAGCTTAA